In Gammaproteobacteria bacterium, the DNA window ACCTCATGCCGACGATCTGCTGGAATTGCATATTCGCCATGTGCCAGGTGGCTTTTTCACCGGTTACATCTTTGAACGTATGAAGGACAAGGCGCTGTTGCGCTTTCAGGGGCCACTGGGAACGTTCTTTCTGCGCGAGGATTCGCCACGCCCGGTTATTTTGATGGGCGGCGGCACCGGTTTCGCGCCGTTAAAGGGTATGCTGGAGCACGCCTTCCATATTGGCTGGGATCGCCCGCTGCATCTGTACTGGGGTGCACGGGCTAAAGTGGATTTATACCTGGATGCGTTACCGCGCCGCTGGATAGAGGAACAGACCAACTTCCGCTATACCCCAGTGCTATCGGAACCGCACTCGGAAGATGATTGGCAAGGACGGACGGGCTGGGTGCATGAAGCGGTTGCCGTCGATTATCCCGATCTCAGCGGCTACGACGTTTACATGAGCGGCCCACCGCCGATGATCGAGGCTGCCAAGCCGGTTTTTGCAGCCCAAGGGTTGTCCGCTGAACAGTTATTTTACGATTCCTTCGATTTTTCAGCGCAATAAGATGGATATGCAGGATTGCGAGTGAGACGAAGTCAGTCCACTACGTTGCTCCCTGAAGACGTCATCACTTGATTCAGGATTTGCAAAGCGTCAGCAAAATGCAACCGTTCGATCTGTTGACCAACGGGTTGTAATTGTTGATGGATCTGTGGATCAGTGATTTGCCGCATCAGTTCCGCGAAGTAGCTTTTGGCTTTCAAGTCGCGCGCGGTGAGCAGTTCCGCCAGGACGGCGATCTGCGCGGCCCAGGGTTCCCGATCCGACAGCGGGGGTTGATTCGCTCGCGCGTCATGGGACGCCCCGATTTCGCCCGTGGTTTCAGTCCTTGAATTGAGTTGATCGATTCCGGTCAAAACCTCTTGCCATCGCGCTTCCGCATAACGGAAGTGTAAGCGGATACCGTTAGCACCCTCAATAATTGCTCGCTCCAACTGCCGCATCGCCTGCTCCAAGGATGTCGCGGCAAGATTTCCCGCTACTCCAGCCAGAGCATGCGCCTGGTGCGCCGCTTGTTCCTTGTCGCCGGCGTCCAGAGCTGCCTGGATTTCCGCCAGCACCGCGCCGTGTTGATCGGGAAACCGGGCCAGGAGCCGTCGATAGAGTGCTTCGTTGCCGCCAACCCGCTGGAGTCCAGCGGCTAGGTCAAGGCCAGGCGCGGCATTGGGTAAAGTAGAAGCGGTTGTCTTATTAATCGGGGATGGGGCCTCCGTCCGGGCGTTCGCATCAACCGCTGGCGGTTCAACGGCAATGTTTTTAACCCAAAGCCGCAACTTTTGATATAAATTGGACACATCAATCGGCTTAGCCAGGTAGTCATTCATACCGGCTGCCAGACAGCGTTCCCGCTCACCGGCCAGTACATTGGCGGTCATTGCGATAATGGGCAACCCGGCAAAACGCGGATCAGCACGCAATTGTCGGGTTGCCGCATAGCCGTCCAACACCGGCATTTGCAAATCCATTAACACAACATCAAATCCGCTGGGATTCGCCTGAAGCGCTGCTAACGCTTCCTGTCCTTGATCGGCGATTTGTACCTGCAAGCCAGCCTGACGCAATATCTCCGCCGCCACCTCTTGATTGAGCGGCTGATCCTCAACCAGCAACACCCTCGCTCCACGCAGCCGCTGCATTTCTTTAAGCACGTGACTCGATTCCTGCCGAGTTTCCACCTCTTCCGGTGCGGCATGACCAAATGCTGCGGTAAAACGAAACGTACTGCCTTGATCGGGAACGCTGGCGACGACAATGCGTCCTCCCATCATTTCCACGAGGCGCTGGCTGATGACTAGACCCAAACCGGTGCCGCCAAACCGTCGGGTGATGGAAGCATCCGCCTGATTGAACATTTGGAACAGCCGGCCCTGCTGCTCTGGCGTCATGCCAATGCCGGTGTCCCGAATCGAGAATTCCAAGCGAATCTGTTCCGGAAAATTTTCTATGACCTGGATAGAGATTACGACCTCGCCTTGTTCAGTAAACTTGATCGCGTTTCCCACCAGATTCAACAGGATTTGACCCAGGCGATGCGGATCGCCGCGTAGATATTTGGGCGTTCGCTCGTCCTGATGAAACGTGAGCGCCAGTCCTCTTTCAAGGGCGCGAAAGCCTACAATGCTGCGGATTCGATCAAGAACCGCCTGCAAATCAAAGGGGATATTGTCCAGATCGATATGTCCCGCTTCGATTTTAGAGAAATCCAGAATATCGTTGATGATGGTTAACAAGGTATGCGCCGAATGCTCCATCTTGTTGAGGTGATTTCTCAGCTTCGGCGACAGCTTATTTTG includes these proteins:
- a CDS encoding CDP-6-deoxy-delta-3,4-glucoseen reductase; amino-acid sequence: MPYHVTIQPSGHEFQVADHESVLDAALREKGSVLPYGCRNGTCGSCMGTLLSGQVVYPEGRPPALSEREETEGKALLCQARPASNLVIEAREVKTCGDIPVKILPCRVEQRELLAPDVMRLYLRLPSAERLQFLAGQYIDILLADGRRRGFSLANPPHADDLLELHIRHVPGGFFTGYIFERMKDKALLRFQGPLGTFFLREDSPRPVILMGGGTGFAPLKGMLEHAFHIGWDRPLHLYWGARAKVDLYLDALPRRWIEEQTNFRYTPVLSEPHSEDDWQGRTGWVHEAVAVDYPDLSGYDVYMSGPPPMIEAAKPVFAAQGLSAEQLFYDSFDFSAQ
- a CDS encoding response regulator, yielding MNHEENRSYRVRRHVGRIVFQLTLSFLLLALAVGGVTVFYWFFLLQPRLLLAAETNAKLLAQAQAVSLAEVLQPRGDPVSVSEVEAAMDKILLATDPATDQPLIVGLALELDYNVVLAADKTLNLQRGKMGHPGCFCVPVPLYAPLTDELLGIARFHISPLFFQTLEQDIRQTLIAEFVLILILLLVVWRWVLSLGRRLRREVFERQRAEQEAQEANQAKSQFLANMSHEIRTPINAIQGLLYLAQQNKLSPKLRNHLNKMEHSAHTLLTIINDILDFSKIEAGHIDLDNIPFDLQAVLDRIRSIVGFRALERGLALTFHQDERTPKYLRGDPHRLGQILLNLVGNAIKFTEQGEVVISIQVIENFPEQIRLEFSIRDTGIGMTPEQQGRLFQMFNQADASITRRFGGTGLGLVISQRLVEMMGGRIVVASVPDQGSTFRFTAAFGHAAPEEVETRQESSHVLKEMQRLRGARVLLVEDQPLNQEVAAEILRQAGLQVQIADQGQEALAALQANPSGFDVVLMDLQMPVLDGYAATRQLRADPRFAGLPIIAMTANVLAGERERCLAAGMNDYLAKPIDVSNLYQKLRLWVKNIAVEPPAVDANARTEAPSPINKTTASTLPNAAPGLDLAAGLQRVGGNEALYRRLLARFPDQHGAVLAEIQAALDAGDKEQAAHQAHALAGVAGNLAATSLEQAMRQLERAIIEGANGIRLHFRYAEARWQEVLTGIDQLNSRTETTGEIGASHDARANQPPLSDREPWAAQIAVLAELLTARDLKAKSYFAELMRQITDPQIHQQLQPVGQQIERLHFADALQILNQVMTSSGSNVVD